Proteins encoded within one genomic window of Geotalea daltonii FRC-32:
- a CDS encoding transglutaminase-like domain-containing protein — protein MFRKYSRQISAVVLCFFTWTSGGVFSIANAAQIEAKKAKLQQVEKKPEGSEERFAKATEEVEDILGDKKEDLQTKKGRLRTKKAEIEALDVEVRKQFAETEKKLKDAKLPPEILERHRKFVKHYDDNLAELKGNLDIIEKAKDKAEADTGMEKAHQHLEKTKAPSRHQKLDPNNLPHRQPKVIKREPRMKKEEFEKDLKKDKHAWKNQMRIMLASAGSTAGLLTPDDLAETIEVQLTPEIRAKALELGNNPVKIYEWVRNNIEFVPTWGSIQGAQMTMQTKQGNAFDTSSLLIALLRTAGIHARYVTGTVELPIEKIMNWAGGFSDPMAALDFMSSGGIPTKGLVANGKIVAARFEHVWVEAFIDYIPSRGAKHKQGQGDTWIRLDPSYKQYNYSQGIDIKTAVPFDAQSFLTQIQSGATINETQGYVTGVNSLLVQQTMQDYQTRVQNYIQQNYPNATVGDVLGKKEIVKKEYPYLLGTLPYRTAVKGATFAAVPDTLRHKLSFYVKKETVDITAYDPDAPLPTDTSLNISKNLAELAGKKITLSYSPATPQDEAVINSFLPTPHADGSPIQPSELPSQLPAYLINVKPELRIDGQVVATGAPVGLGGTNIFTITFSDPSYGASQITNYIDAGVYQAIGLNLGRISQEQLTALKSKLETTKTKLQNSDFSGMMKDDLVGDLLYTTALAYHAELGTMNYITARTMNVNAITVPSETIFATKLRVAMFFGIPRFVSTGGLNMDADYLMQVVKAKDGNNDTAKQYMLSSGMTSSALEHSVPEQLFSTPENQAQAISTVKALKIANDQGIPIYTINQQNVSALMPQLQLDQQTKEDISNAVNAGKVVTVSKTNINFNGWVGCGYIITNPETCAGAYMINGAMNGGLLQRAMVAELMHYLAIAAAAGDSGLEMYSVLYSSGELQKGFYCVLVGISKYEANKIVVDKLDTLWVRVSTEFLKKLSFALLGMQMKDYTTSKDLNNFVETIVNVIEELV, from the coding sequence ATGTTCCGCAAATACTCACGTCAGATATCCGCAGTAGTTCTCTGCTTTTTTACCTGGACGTCCGGTGGGGTTTTCAGCATTGCCAATGCAGCCCAGATCGAGGCGAAGAAGGCCAAGTTGCAGCAGGTCGAGAAAAAGCCGGAGGGCTCAGAGGAGCGCTTTGCCAAGGCAACCGAAGAGGTTGAAGACATCCTCGGCGATAAAAAGGAAGATCTGCAGACCAAGAAAGGGCGCCTGCGGACCAAGAAGGCAGAGATCGAAGCCCTTGACGTGGAAGTGCGCAAGCAGTTCGCCGAGACGGAAAAGAAGCTGAAGGATGCCAAGCTTCCCCCGGAGATCCTGGAGCGGCACCGTAAGTTCGTCAAGCATTACGATGACAATTTGGCAGAACTGAAGGGCAATCTCGATATCATAGAGAAAGCCAAGGACAAGGCAGAGGCCGATACGGGCATGGAAAAAGCCCACCAGCATCTGGAAAAAACAAAAGCCCCATCCCGCCATCAAAAACTCGACCCCAACAATCTCCCCCATCGTCAACCCAAGGTTATCAAGCGCGAACCGCGCATGAAAAAGGAAGAGTTCGAGAAGGACCTGAAGAAGGACAAACATGCCTGGAAGAACCAGATGCGAATTATGCTGGCATCCGCAGGCTCTACGGCCGGGCTGTTAACACCCGACGACCTTGCCGAGACCATCGAGGTGCAACTGACCCCGGAGATCAGGGCCAAGGCGCTGGAGTTGGGGAATAACCCGGTGAAGATCTATGAGTGGGTGAGGAACAACATCGAATTCGTCCCCACCTGGGGCTCCATTCAGGGTGCCCAGATGACCATGCAGACAAAACAGGGGAATGCCTTCGATACTTCATCTCTGCTTATCGCTTTGCTGCGGACAGCCGGGATTCATGCACGTTATGTCACCGGCACCGTGGAACTGCCTATCGAAAAAATTATGAACTGGGCAGGGGGCTTTTCCGACCCCATGGCAGCCCTGGATTTCATGTCCAGCGGCGGCATACCCACCAAAGGTCTCGTTGCTAATGGCAAAATAGTAGCCGCTCGGTTCGAGCATGTCTGGGTCGAAGCCTTCATCGACTATATTCCGTCCCGAGGCGCCAAGCACAAACAGGGACAAGGAGATACCTGGATCAGGCTCGATCCAAGCTACAAGCAGTACAACTATTCCCAAGGGATCGACATCAAGACAGCCGTTCCCTTTGACGCGCAATCCTTCCTGACCCAGATTCAATCAGGCGCCACCATCAACGAAACCCAAGGCTATGTTACAGGTGTAAATTCTCTGCTCGTCCAGCAGACCATGCAGGACTACCAGACACGGGTGCAAAATTACATACAGCAGAATTATCCCAATGCCACAGTTGGCGACGTCCTCGGCAAGAAAGAGATCGTCAAAAAGGAATATCCGTATCTCCTGGGCACCCTGCCGTACCGCACCGCCGTAAAGGGAGCAACCTTTGCCGCTGTTCCAGATACCTTGCGCCACAAGCTGTCCTTCTACGTCAAAAAGGAGACAGTCGATATTACAGCCTATGATCCCGATGCACCGTTACCCACTGATACATCACTGAATATCAGCAAAAACCTTGCCGAACTGGCAGGGAAGAAGATTACCCTCAGTTACTCACCAGCGACCCCACAGGATGAAGCCGTCATCAATTCTTTCTTGCCGACTCCCCATGCAGATGGATCGCCTATCCAGCCAAGCGAACTGCCGTCACAACTCCCGGCATACCTGATCAATGTAAAACCCGAGTTGAGGATTGACGGCCAGGTGGTTGCCACAGGTGCACCGGTTGGGCTTGGAGGGACCAACATCTTTACTATCACTTTTTCCGATCCGTCGTATGGAGCGAGTCAGATAACCAATTACATCGATGCCGGTGTGTATCAGGCGATTGGGCTCAATCTTGGGAGGATCAGCCAAGAGCAGTTGACGGCGCTGAAGTCAAAGCTGGAGACGACCAAAACAAAACTGCAGAACAGCGACTTCAGCGGCATGATGAAGGACGACCTTGTCGGTGACCTGCTCTATACAACCGCGCTGGCCTACCATGCAGAGCTTGGCACCATGAACTACATCACCGCCAGAACAATGAACGTCAATGCCATCACTGTGCCTTCGGAAACTATTTTTGCTACCAAACTGAGAGTGGCGATGTTCTTTGGCATACCACGCTTCGTCAGCACTGGCGGACTCAATATGGATGCAGATTATTTGATGCAGGTGGTGAAGGCAAAGGATGGCAACAACGATACAGCGAAGCAGTACATGCTATCCAGTGGCATGACATCATCCGCTCTGGAGCATAGCGTGCCGGAACAACTTTTTTCAACACCGGAGAATCAAGCACAAGCAATCAGCACAGTCAAGGCACTTAAGATTGCCAATGATCAGGGAATACCCATCTACACAATCAACCAGCAGAACGTATCCGCACTGATGCCGCAACTACAGCTTGATCAGCAGACCAAAGAGGATATTAGCAATGCAGTTAACGCTGGCAAAGTCGTTACTGTGTCTAAGACGAATATAAACTTCAATGGCTGGGTTGGCTGTGGCTATATCATCACTAATCCTGAGACTTGTGCTGGGGCATATATGATTAATGGTGCCATGAATGGGGGACTGCTGCAACGAGCAATGGTTGCAGAACTAATGCATTATTTAGCAATTGCGGCTGCAGCCGGAGATTCTGGTTTAGAAATGTATAGTGTTTTGTACTCTTCAGGAGAACTTCAAAAAGGGTTTTACTGTGTTTTAGTTGGTATATCGAAATATGAAGCTAATAAAATTGTTGTAGATAAACTTGATACGTTGTGGGTTAGAGTATCAACAGAATTTTTGAAAAAGCTGTCATTTGCCTTGCTAGGCATGCAGATGAAAGATTACACCACCAGTAAAGATCTAAACAATTTTGTAGAAACCATTGTTAATGTGATTGAGGAGCTAGTGTAA
- a CDS encoding phosphate ABC transporter substrate-binding protein codes for MMVTSKHPCLLAFLLLSLLIFSPLPASAAERLSGSLLITGSETMAPLIAEMAKSFERLHPGVTITVQGYNSARGLSDTRTSRNSLGMVSRALKETERDLKAFPVGLDAICFIVSGNSSVKNMTRAELAQVFTGKASNWKQFIGRDQPLKAILRGDGRSSTKIVSEYLQIPVSQLQGILIPASSAITIKAVAKNSGAIGYVSFGEAYRYSSRQGKIHMIALDGRLPTKASIVNGSYPLIRVLNLVAKGEPTPLAREFIKYCRSKAVADMVQAFDFINLDL; via the coding sequence ATGATGGTTACGAGCAAGCACCCGTGTCTTTTGGCTTTTCTCCTGCTTTCCCTGCTGATCTTCAGCCCCTTGCCTGCATCGGCCGCCGAGCGCCTCTCCGGCAGCCTTTTGATTACCGGCTCGGAAACCATGGCTCCGCTCATTGCGGAAATGGCCAAATCCTTCGAGCGACTGCACCCGGGGGTGACGATCACCGTCCAGGGCTATAACTCCGCCAGAGGTTTGAGCGATACCAGAACCAGCAGAAATTCCCTCGGCATGGTGTCGCGGGCGCTCAAGGAAACGGAACGGGACCTGAAGGCATTCCCCGTTGGGCTCGATGCCATCTGCTTCATCGTTTCCGGCAACAGTTCGGTAAAAAATATGACCAGAGCCGAGTTGGCGCAGGTCTTCACCGGCAAGGCAAGCAACTGGAAGCAATTTATCGGCAGAGATCAGCCGCTCAAGGCCATATTGCGGGGTGACGGGCGATCATCCACCAAAATCGTTTCCGAATATCTGCAGATACCGGTGTCGCAGCTGCAGGGGATTCTCATTCCTGCCTCATCGGCCATTACCATCAAGGCGGTGGCAAAAAACAGCGGCGCCATCGGCTATGTCTCCTTCGGCGAGGCCTACCGCTATTCCAGCCGGCAGGGCAAGATCCACATGATTGCCCTCGACGGCCGGCTTCCCACCAAGGCTTCCATCGTCAACGGCTCGTACCCGCTAATCCGCGTCCTGAACCTGGTGGCGAAAGGGGAACCGACCCCGCTTGCAAGGGAATTCATCAAGTATTGCCGCTCCAAAGCCGTTGCCGACATGGTACAGGCCTTCGATTTCATAAATCTGGATCTCTAA
- a CDS encoding HAD family hydrolase: MRASYKAVIYDCDGVMFDSFEANFAFYQRILANFGKPPLDRNDGEMMRVLHTYANADVMAYLFAGDERCAEAQAFAGTINYGDLVHLMSMEENFRETLTALQPLVHLAVCTNRSTSVDMVLESFDLSRYFSYVMTAAKVERPKPYPDPLLKVLEYYRLEPQQALFVGDSEVDRLAAEAAGVPFIAYKADMPAFARLDRHDEILSFFP, encoded by the coding sequence GTGAGGGCAAGCTATAAAGCGGTAATATACGATTGTGACGGGGTGATGTTCGATTCCTTCGAGGCCAACTTCGCCTTCTATCAACGGATCCTGGCCAATTTCGGCAAACCTCCCCTGGACCGGAATGATGGGGAGATGATGCGGGTGCTGCATACCTATGCCAATGCCGATGTCATGGCGTACCTTTTTGCCGGCGATGAACGTTGCGCCGAGGCCCAGGCCTTTGCCGGGACCATAAACTACGGCGATCTGGTGCATCTGATGTCCATGGAGGAGAACTTCCGCGAGACATTGACAGCACTGCAGCCGCTGGTCCATCTGGCAGTCTGCACCAACCGCTCCACCTCCGTGGATATGGTGCTGGAATCCTTCGATCTTTCCCGTTATTTCAGCTATGTGATGACGGCGGCCAAGGTGGAGAGACCAAAGCCCTACCCGGACCCATTGCTAAAGGTACTTGAATATTACAGGCTTGAACCGCAGCAGGCCCTTTTCGTCGGCGATTCCGAGGTAGACCGTCTGGCCGCCGAAGCTGCGGGCGTTCCCTTTATCGCCTACAAGGCAGATATGCCTGCATTCGCACGGCTGGACCGACACGATGAAATTCTTTCCTTTTTCCCCTGA
- a CDS encoding HNH endonuclease, giving the protein MSFIIEISEQEIKREREKARELRKSQWWKNRLARGICHYCGGRFPADELSMDHIVPVIRGGKSTRGNVVPACKECNNRKKHLLPIEWEEYLQSVRSEE; this is encoded by the coding sequence TTGTCCTTCATCATCGAAATATCGGAACAGGAAATAAAACGGGAGCGGGAAAAGGCCCGTGAACTGCGCAAGTCCCAGTGGTGGAAAAATCGCCTTGCCCGGGGGATCTGTCACTACTGCGGCGGCAGGTTCCCCGCAGATGAACTCTCCATGGACCATATCGTCCCGGTTATCCGCGGAGGCAAGAGCACCCGGGGCAATGTGGTGCCTGCCTGCAAGGAGTGCAACAACCGGAAAAAGCACCTGCTTCCCATTGAATGGGAGGAATATCTGCAGTCGGTGAGGAGTGAGGAGTGA
- the rnhA gene encoding ribonuclease HI: MKVEIFCDGACSGNPGVGGWGCILRYGDNVKEMSGADGNTTNNRMEMTAAIEALASLKRPCEVHLTTDSQYLVKGMTEWIGGWVRKGWVNSKKEPVLNRELWERLMELSRLHTIHWLWVRGHNGHPENERCDELARAAIETFRRSC; the protein is encoded by the coding sequence TTGAAGGTTGAGATTTTTTGTGACGGGGCCTGCAGCGGTAATCCGGGTGTCGGCGGCTGGGGCTGCATCCTCCGCTATGGGGACAACGTCAAGGAGATGTCAGGCGCCGACGGCAACACCACCAACAACCGCATGGAGATGACTGCCGCCATAGAGGCGCTCGCTTCCCTGAAAAGACCGTGCGAGGTCCATCTGACCACCGATTCCCAGTATCTGGTCAAGGGGATGACCGAGTGGATCGGCGGCTGGGTGCGGAAAGGCTGGGTCAACAGCAAAAAGGAGCCGGTGTTGAACCGGGAATTGTGGGAACGGCTCATGGAACTGTCCCGCCTTCACACCATCCACTGGCTCTGGGTGCGGGGGCACAATGGTCACCCGGAAAACGAGCGCTGCGATGAGCTGGCCAGGGCGGCCATAGAAACCTTCCGGCGGTCTTGTTGA
- a CDS encoding lysophospholipid acyltransferase family protein, giving the protein MKVSFLRRFWVTFSCHVVGFYASSINNFHIKGSDNIPPSGGVLIASNHISAYETIFLPWAVIRRHALQMLWAPAKEELFTSIFQRWLYSSWGAFPVKRGRDVRAGKTINDLLRDQKVMLYPEGTRHKDGVLGKGNRGVGKIIYDTRPVVIPTALIGLNHWKFPGIGQKAAVVFGQPLDFSDLYLLQDCKETHQLIVDRVMAAIAELLKAEGAYIEG; this is encoded by the coding sequence TTGAAAGTCTCATTTCTGCGCCGCTTCTGGGTAACCTTTTCCTGCCATGTTGTCGGTTTTTACGCCTCGTCCATCAACAACTTCCACATCAAGGGGAGCGACAACATTCCCCCGTCCGGCGGTGTGTTGATAGCCTCAAACCACATATCCGCCTATGAAACCATATTCCTTCCCTGGGCGGTGATCAGGCGGCATGCCTTGCAGATGCTCTGGGCTCCAGCCAAAGAAGAGCTCTTCACCAGCATATTTCAGCGCTGGCTCTATAGTTCATGGGGCGCTTTTCCCGTCAAACGCGGCCGCGATGTACGGGCGGGCAAAACAATCAATGACTTGCTCAGGGATCAGAAGGTCATGCTTTACCCTGAAGGAACCCGGCACAAGGACGGCGTGCTGGGCAAGGGCAACCGCGGAGTCGGCAAGATCATCTATGACACCAGGCCCGTGGTGATTCCCACCGCGCTCATCGGCCTCAATCACTGGAAATTTCCCGGCATCGGCCAGAAAGCCGCTGTTGTCTTCGGCCAGCCGCTGGATTTTTCCGATCTGTATTTGCTGCAGGATTGCAAAGAGACCCATCAGCTCATCGTTGACCGGGTAATGGCGGCAATCGCCGAGCTTTTGAAAGCTGAAGGGGCCTATATTGAAGGTTGA
- a CDS encoding PAS domain S-box protein, protein MSKRNTSEKIIPIAMGALALFWFGDAVFDAHLMREGTLRQQLFAPGTRELAMRGFFSLFIIGFAFYMRRVLMQRDLLETTLQAAVDEAEAEKEKTIAIVSAMGDGISIQDTDLKVLYQNDAHKALVGDHVGEYCYRAYQMNEKTCDFCDLTKSFRDGKVYRRESSPARSEGKIHVEIISSSLRDKNGKVIAGIEMVRDITRRKQTEAELERQANLLQRLIDTIPSPIFYKDRNGVFLGCNEAFTHCSGIAKSGVIGKTASQFLSPDLAAAQESMDRKLFAEPGVQIFETTIPCADSGQRQVILNSATFTDARGGVAGLVGIVIDITELKKSEKQIKKLNEDLFAHTAELAAANKELEAFSYSVSHDLRTPLTRIFSAGQALQEDYAPLLDENGKFFVHTITDACEQMEELIEALLALSQVTKAEIKREEVDLSRLALDITTELQLTAPGRQVVFNIAADVTACCDPELAHVVLENLLGNAWKYTGKRPDARIDFGAREDEGKKVYFIRDNGAGFDMKKAGNLFKPFQRLHSSSDFSGTGIGLATVERIIKHHGGRVWGEGEPEKGATFYFTFN, encoded by the coding sequence ATGAGTAAGAGGAACACCAGCGAAAAAATTATCCCCATTGCCATGGGGGCCCTCGCTCTGTTCTGGTTTGGAGACGCTGTCTTCGATGCCCATCTCATGCGCGAAGGGACCTTGCGTCAGCAGCTGTTCGCGCCGGGAACCCGAGAGCTGGCCATGCGTGGTTTTTTCTCCTTGTTCATCATTGGATTTGCCTTCTATATGAGACGGGTTCTGATGCAGCGTGATCTGCTGGAAACTACCCTGCAAGCCGCGGTGGACGAGGCTGAAGCGGAAAAGGAAAAGACGATAGCCATAGTCTCCGCCATGGGGGACGGCATCAGCATTCAGGATACCGACCTCAAAGTACTTTATCAGAATGATGCCCATAAGGCGCTGGTAGGTGACCACGTGGGTGAATACTGCTACCGGGCCTACCAAATGAATGAAAAAACCTGTGATTTTTGCGATCTGACCAAATCTTTTCGCGACGGCAAGGTTTACCGGCGCGAATCATCTCCAGCCAGATCAGAAGGGAAAATCCACGTCGAGATCATTTCCTCGTCCCTGCGGGATAAAAACGGCAAAGTCATCGCCGGCATCGAGATGGTCAGGGACATTACCAGGCGCAAGCAGACCGAAGCCGAGCTTGAGCGTCAGGCCAATCTGCTGCAACGGCTGATCGATACCATACCCAGCCCGATATTCTACAAGGATAGAAATGGCGTTTTCCTGGGTTGCAACGAAGCCTTTACCCACTGCAGCGGTATTGCCAAAAGTGGTGTCATCGGTAAGACAGCCTCTCAATTTTTATCTCCCGACCTTGCCGCGGCCCAGGAAAGCATGGACCGGAAACTTTTCGCCGAGCCCGGCGTGCAGATATTCGAAACCACAATTCCTTGTGCAGATAGCGGCCAGCGGCAGGTCATTTTGAACAGTGCCACCTTTACCGATGCCAGGGGGGGCGTTGCCGGACTTGTCGGCATAGTCATCGACATTACGGAATTGAAGAAATCGGAAAAACAGATAAAAAAATTGAATGAAGATCTTTTCGCCCACACTGCAGAACTGGCAGCGGCTAATAAAGAACTGGAAGCCTTCAGTTATTCCGTTTCCCACGATCTGCGTACGCCGTTGACGCGCATTTTCAGCGCCGGCCAGGCTCTGCAGGAAGATTACGCCCCCTTGCTCGACGAAAATGGAAAATTTTTCGTGCATACCATCACCGATGCGTGCGAGCAGATGGAAGAGCTGATTGAAGCACTGTTGGCGCTGTCGCAGGTGACAAAGGCAGAGATAAAGCGGGAAGAGGTGGACCTTAGCCGGCTTGCCCTCGACATTACCACCGAATTGCAGCTGACAGCGCCGGGCCGGCAGGTTGTTTTCAATATTGCGGCAGATGTCACCGCCTGTTGCGATCCCGAACTGGCACATGTGGTACTGGAAAACCTGCTGGGAAACGCCTGGAAATATACGGGCAAACGTCCCGATGCACGAATTGATTTCGGGGCCAGGGAAGATGAGGGTAAAAAGGTTTACTTTATCCGGGATAATGGCGCCGGCTTCGATATGAAAAAGGCAGGGAATCTTTTCAAACCTTTCCAAAGACTCCACAGCAGCAGCGACTTTTCCGGGACAGGCATAGGCCTGGCGACGGTAGAGCGTATAATCAAGCATCACGGCGGCCGGGTGTGGGGAGAAGGAGAGCCGGAAAAAGGAGCCACCTTTTATTTTACCTTCAACTGA
- the amrS gene encoding AmmeMemoRadiSam system radical SAM enzyme, whose amino-acid sequence MKEAMFYERKTGDTVKCGLCRFRCLIPSGKRGICMVRENQGGTLYTLVYGKAIAEHVDPIEKKPLFHVLPGSRSYSIATVGCNFRCLHCQNYAISQPSGGTLEIMGTELSPEEIVANAKRSGCASISYTYTEPTIYFEYAYDTAVLARAAGLKNIFVTNGYITPEALSQIRPYLDAANIDLKGYSDRFYKEVVHAMLQEVLDSIVEYKRQEIWIELTTLIIPNWNDSDADLEGIARFIAGKVGIEVPWHVSQFYPTYKLLDQPRTPLATLDRARQIGKNAGLRYVYEGNVPGSQGEHTFCPECGELLIRRTGYVVSADKLTGGKCGHCKFAVDGIWL is encoded by the coding sequence ATGAAAGAGGCAATGTTTTATGAAAGGAAAACGGGCGATACTGTCAAGTGCGGACTCTGCCGCTTTCGTTGCCTGATACCTTCAGGCAAACGGGGCATCTGCATGGTGAGAGAGAACCAGGGCGGCACCCTCTATACCCTTGTCTATGGCAAAGCAATTGCGGAACACGTGGACCCCATAGAGAAAAAGCCACTGTTCCATGTTCTTCCAGGCAGCAGGTCATACTCAATAGCCACAGTGGGATGCAACTTCAGATGTCTCCATTGTCAGAACTATGCCATCTCCCAACCAAGCGGCGGTACGCTGGAGATCATGGGAACGGAACTCAGCCCTGAGGAAATAGTCGCCAATGCCAAGCGTAGCGGGTGTGCTTCCATCTCCTACACCTATACCGAACCGACCATATATTTCGAATACGCATATGACACTGCAGTGTTGGCACGGGCAGCAGGATTGAAGAACATCTTCGTCACCAACGGCTACATTACCCCGGAAGCATTGAGCCAGATCCGGCCCTACCTGGATGCGGCCAACATCGATCTGAAAGGCTATTCCGACCGCTTCTACAAAGAGGTGGTGCATGCCATGCTCCAGGAGGTGCTGGATTCCATTGTGGAATACAAGCGGCAGGAAATCTGGATTGAACTCACCACGCTGATCATTCCCAACTGGAATGATTCGGATGCCGATCTGGAAGGCATCGCCCGCTTTATTGCCGGAAAGGTGGGCATTGAGGTGCCGTGGCATGTGAGCCAGTTCTATCCCACCTACAAGCTCCTCGACCAGCCGAGGACCCCTTTGGCTACCCTGGACCGTGCCCGGCAGATTGGCAAAAACGCGGGGCTGCGCTATGTCTATGAAGGAAATGTCCCCGGCAGCCAGGGTGAACATACCTTTTGCCCGGAGTGCGGCGAGCTGCTCATCCGCCGCACCGGATATGTGGTCTCAGCCGATAAATTGACCGGGGGAAAATGCGGTCATTGTAAATTTGCCGTCGATGGGATATGGTTGTGA
- a CDS encoding tRNA-queuosine alpha-mannosyltransferase domain-containing protein: protein MKITLLEPFFTGSHAAWAEEYARYSRHQVEILSLPGRHWKWRMHGGAVALAHRFLDSKFQPDLLLATDMLDLTTFLALTRSKSAPCKAALYFHENQLTYPWSPDDADKALNRDMHYAFINYASALAADAVFFNSAYHHDAFMAELPCFLKAMPDKREWSSIQSIGRKSRVLHLGMDLRQLDPHRQIQSEPAIRPPLVLWNHRWEYDKNPDGFFNVLERLAARNLDFEVAVLGESFSNAPGVFHEARERLGDRIIQFGFAKTFAEYACWLWEADILPVTSYHDFFGASVVQAVYCGCLPLLPKRLAYPEHLPDEQYGQFFYDGETELEAKLEGLLKVAHPSTEMLRDAVSRYDWQVMAGIYDEILEKVVSE, encoded by the coding sequence ATGAAAATCACCCTCCTGGAACCATTCTTCACGGGGTCTCATGCCGCCTGGGCCGAGGAATATGCCCGCTATAGCCGACACCAGGTGGAGATCCTCAGTCTTCCCGGCAGGCACTGGAAATGGCGGATGCATGGCGGCGCCGTCGCTCTAGCTCACCGGTTCCTCGATTCAAAATTCCAGCCGGATCTCCTTCTGGCCACGGACATGCTGGATCTAACCACCTTTCTCGCCCTGACACGGTCAAAATCGGCCCCCTGCAAGGCAGCTCTCTATTTCCACGAAAATCAGCTTACCTACCCGTGGTCTCCCGATGATGCCGACAAGGCCCTGAACCGTGACATGCATTACGCATTCATCAACTATGCAAGCGCCCTTGCCGCCGATGCCGTCTTTTTCAACTCCGCCTATCACCACGATGCCTTCATGGCAGAATTGCCATGTTTCCTCAAGGCGATGCCCGACAAACGGGAGTGGAGCAGCATTCAATCTATAGGTCGGAAATCCCGGGTGCTGCATTTGGGCATGGACCTGCGGCAATTGGACCCGCATCGTCAAATACAAAGCGAGCCTGCTATAAGACCGCCACTTGTATTATGGAACCACCGTTGGGAATATGACAAGAACCCCGATGGGTTCTTTAACGTGCTTGAACGCCTGGCAGCCAGAAATCTCGATTTTGAGGTTGCCGTTCTGGGTGAGAGTTTTTCCAATGCACCGGGAGTCTTTCACGAAGCCCGTGAGCGGCTTGGCGATAGAATTATTCAATTCGGTTTTGCGAAAACCTTTGCCGAATACGCATGCTGGTTATGGGAAGCGGATATACTGCCAGTTACCTCTTACCATGATTTCTTTGGCGCAAGCGTCGTCCAGGCAGTTTATTGCGGCTGTCTGCCGCTGCTGCCGAAGCGGCTTGCATATCCGGAACACCTTCCGGATGAGCAGTATGGGCAATTCTTCTATGATGGAGAAACGGAGCTTGAGGCGAAGCTTGAGGGATTGTTGAAAGTTGCTCACCCTTCGACGGAGATGCTGAGGGATGCGGTCAGTCGCTATGACTGGCAGGTGATGGCGGGTATCTATGATGAGATCCTGGAAAAGGTAGTCTCGGAGTAA